The genome window GCAATCGTCGAGTAATTCATACCAAATCTCAATCAAAAAGGAGAGTTGAACAATGGCAGCCAAACAACTGGTCTTCGCTGAAGAAGCCCGCCGAAAACTGAAGAACGGCGTTGATATTGTTGCGAATGCTGTTGCCACCACCCTGGGTCCCAAAGGACGCAACGTGGCAGTCGATCGCAAGTTCGGTTCCCCCACCATCACCCACGACGGTGTGACCGTGGCGAAGGAAATCGAACTGCAGGATCCCTTCGAGAACATGGGCGCGCAACTGCTGAAGGAAGCCGCCACCAAGACCAATGACATCGCCGGTGACGGCACCACCACCTCGACCGTGCTGGCGCACGCCATCGTCACCGAGGGTCTGAAGAACCTCGCCGCTGGCTCCAACCCCATGCTGTTGAAGCGCGGTATTGAAACCGCCGCCAAAGCGGTTGCCAAAGCCATCACCGAAATGGCTATTGATGTCACCACCAAAGACGACATCGCCAACGTGGCGACCATCTCCGCTCAGGACCGCCAGATTGGCGAACTCATCGCCGAGGTGATGGACAAAGTCGGTAAAGACGGCGTGATCACCGTAGAAGAGAGCAAGGGCCTCGAATTTGAGAAGGATTACGTCGAGGGTATGCAGTTCGACCGCGGCTACATCTCGCCCTACTTCATCACCGACTCCGAACACATGGAAGCGGTCATCAATGACCCCTACATCCTGATTCACGACAAGAAAATCTCCGCCGCCGCCGATATCGTCCCGATCCTCGAAAAACTGGTGCAGATTGGCAAGCGCGATCTGGTCATCATCGCCGAGGATGTGGACGGCGAAGCCCTGGCAACCCTGGTGCTGAACAAACTGCGCGGCATGCTCAACGTGCTGGCTGTGAAAGCCCCCGGTTTCGGTGATCGCCGCAAAGCCATGCTGCAGGATATCGCCATCCTGACCGGCGGCGTGGTCATCTCCGAAGAGACTGGCCGCAAACTCGAAACCGCTGTCATCGCCGACCTCGGCCGCGCCGAGAAGGTTGTTGCCGACAAGGACAACACCACCATCGTGGGCGGCAAGGGCGATGAGAAAGCCATCAAGGGCCGCATTGAGCAGATCCGCGTTGAAATCGAGAAGACCACTTCCGATTACGACCGCGAGAAACTGCAGGAACGCCTGGCGAAACTGGCGGGTGGCGTTGCCATCATCCGCGTAGGCGCCGCGACTGAAACCGAAATGAAAGAAAAGAAACATCGCGTTGAGGATGCCCTCTCGGCGACCCGCGCCGCCGTGGAAGAAGGCATCGTGCCCGGTGGCGGTGTGGCTCTGCTCAACGCCATGAAAGCCCTCGACGGTCTGAAGATGGACCTCGAAGACGAACAAATCGGCGTCAACATCGTGCGCAAGGCTCTGGAAGTACCCATGCGCAAGATCGCCGAGAATGCCGGTAAAGATGGCTCGGTGGTGGTGGAGAACGTCCGCCAGCGCCAGAAAGCCGAAAACAACCCCAACATCGGCTATGATGTCATCTCCGATCAGTACGTGGACATGATCAAGGACGGCGTCATCGATCCCGCCAAGGTCACCCGCGGCGCGCTGGAGAACGCGGCTTCGATTGCCGCCATGATCCTGACCACCGAAGCGTTGATCACTGACGTTCCGGAAAAGGAAAAACCGGCTCAGCCACCGATGCCGGAATACTAAACCACTAGGCAGATAACATTACAGGGTGCGCTTTTTCAAGCACACCCTGTTTTTTTTTAATTGCTGGATGTAGAGGAATTATTTCGGCGGCAGGAAGCCGTACTTTTCCATGATTTTTTGTCCCTCTTCCGAAAGGACAAAATCCACAAAGGCTTGTGCCAGTTCACTATGCGCACTGGATTTCAACACCGCAATGGGGTAAACCGCTTCCACATTAATTTCATCAGGAATTGTCAGCAGTTGAAGCCTGTCCTCTGCACTCTTCCCATCAGTGAAGAAGACGATCCCCGCATCTCCTTCGCCCAGCATGACTTTATTCACCACCGCCTTCACCGTGCTTTCATAAGAAACTACGTTCTGATACACCCTTTCTTTGAAATCTGATGAATACTCCGGGGAAGAGGAAGCATTGATGAGCAATTGCTCTACATACGCCCCTTGAGGTCCTTCTTTTGCGCCTAAAATCAGGCGCACACCAGGTTTTGCCAGGTCCTGAAAGGCACGGATGTTTTTCGGGTTATCTTTGGGGAGAATGACCACCAGACGATTTCGGGCAAAAATTTTGACCGCATCCTGCTCAATCAATCCCTGAGCCACGGCGTCGTCAATAAATTTAGGCGCGGCAGAGGCAAAGACATCTGCAGGGGCTCCCTGGGTAATTTGCTGGAGCAGGGTGCTGGCGTTGGCAAAGTTCAAGACAACCCGAACTCCATCATTTTTTTGTTCGAATGCAGTCCCGATTTCGGTAAATGATTCTGTCAAAGAACCTGCTGCAAACACCACCAGTTCAACC of Anaerolinea thermophila UNI-1 contains these proteins:
- the modA gene encoding molybdate ABC transporter substrate-binding protein, whose amino-acid sequence is MMRKMLMILMSLLLLGLTGCGSPATSVASSQPVELVVFAAGSLTESFTEIGTAFEQKNDGVRVVLNFANASTLLQQITQGAPADVFASAAPKFIDDAVAQGLIEQDAVKIFARNRLVVILPKDNPKNIRAFQDLAKPGVRLILGAKEGPQGAYVEQLLINASSSPEYSSDFKERVYQNVVSYESTVKAVVNKVMLGEGDAGIVFFTDGKSAEDRLQLLTIPDEINVEAVYPIAVLKSSAHSELAQAFVDFVLSEEGQKIMEKYGFLPPK
- the groL gene encoding chaperonin GroEL (60 kDa chaperone family; promotes refolding of misfolded polypeptides especially under stressful conditions; forms two stacked rings of heptamers to form a barrel-shaped 14mer; ends can be capped by GroES; misfolded proteins enter the barrel where they are refolded when GroES binds), with the protein product MAAKQLVFAEEARRKLKNGVDIVANAVATTLGPKGRNVAVDRKFGSPTITHDGVTVAKEIELQDPFENMGAQLLKEAATKTNDIAGDGTTTSTVLAHAIVTEGLKNLAAGSNPMLLKRGIETAAKAVAKAITEMAIDVTTKDDIANVATISAQDRQIGELIAEVMDKVGKDGVITVEESKGLEFEKDYVEGMQFDRGYISPYFITDSEHMEAVINDPYILIHDKKISAAADIVPILEKLVQIGKRDLVIIAEDVDGEALATLVLNKLRGMLNVLAVKAPGFGDRRKAMLQDIAILTGGVVISEETGRKLETAVIADLGRAEKVVADKDNTTIVGGKGDEKAIKGRIEQIRVEIEKTTSDYDREKLQERLAKLAGGVAIIRVGAATETEMKEKKHRVEDALSATRAAVEEGIVPGGGVALLNAMKALDGLKMDLEDEQIGVNIVRKALEVPMRKIAENAGKDGSVVVENVRQRQKAENNPNIGYDVISDQYVDMIKDGVIDPAKVTRGALENAASIAAMILTTEALITDVPEKEKPAQPPMPEY